A window of the Thalassophryne amazonica chromosome 11, fThaAma1.1, whole genome shotgun sequence genome harbors these coding sequences:
- the sil1 gene encoding LOW QUALITY PROTEIN: nucleotide exchange factor SIL1 (The sequence of the model RefSeq protein was modified relative to this genomic sequence to represent the inferred CDS: inserted 1 base in 1 codon; substituted 1 base at 1 genomic stop codon), with amino-acid sequence MTLTSRGAGASFTCLTLMSLLLLCCNRTVGVLQPKSALTVVEKEEAGGGDEDEASIEDLDVVQPSEEWQTLGQGQAVPSGSHVRLNLRTGQREVKLGEEQFKYWTHTHRQKRRPXSSFSADELKQGMKXIKEDLNAGKERLRQQDSVTSKYRPLDELKRDMAQLDLLVETDAQIMRRLLDQFNSTNSTMELRLTILQELEYLVHQVDNAQMLCSMGGLQIILQGLNSSDSRLQESCAFVLGSALASNPVVQVKAVEGGALHMLLPTLATAPSAAVKKKVLFALASLLRHFPYAQHHFLSRGGLQVLSELFRADRGGALRTRIVTMLYDMMVEKDLVSQASLDPGLDTSYEERQYSKVSLQMAVLEEGWCSLVPQMLESTEHDYREKALRALLVMVPVCLDQYRSDRSLLGSLLSLRDQYQEKIHTESLLGKDNSYFVEMVELIDALHFKVK; translated from the exons ATGACGCTGACGTCCAGAGGTGCAGGAGCTTCATTCACGTGTTTGACTCTGATGTCTCTTCTGTTGCTGTGTTGCAACCGCACGGTCGGTGTTCTTCAGCCAAAG TCAGCTTTAACTGTGGTGGAGAAAGAGGAGGCAGGAGGTGGTGATGAAGATGAGGCTTCGATTGAAGACTTGGATGTGGTCCAGCCCAGTGAGGAGTGGCAGACACTTGGACAAG gtcagGCGGTGCCCTCGGGTTCTCACGTGAGGCTCAACCTTCGGACTGGCCAGAGGGAGGTCAAACTGGGAGAAGAGCAGTTTAAatactggacacacacacacag ACAAAAga GACGTCCATAGTCCTCCTTCAGTGCCGATGAGCTCAAACAGGGCATGA AGATAAAGGAAGACCTGAACGCTGGCAAGGAAAGACTCAGACAGCAG GACTCTGTGACTTCCAAGTATCGCCCCCTGGACGAGTTGAAGAGGGACATGGCACAGCTGGATCTGTTAGTAGAGACGGATGCTCAG ATAATGAGGCGCCTGCTGGACCAGTTCAACAGCACAAACTCTACAATGGAGCTCAGACTGACCATCCTACAGGAGCTGGAGTATCTGGTTCATCAG GTTGATAATGCTCAGATGTTGTGCTCAATGGGTGGCCTTCAGATCATTCTACAAGGTCTGAACAGTTCAGACTCCAGACTACAGGAAAGCTGTGCTTTTGTTCTGGGATCTGCTTTGGCCAG TAACCCAGTGGTTCAGGTGAAAGCTGTGGAAGGTGGCGCTCTTCACATGCTGCTCCCCACGCTGGCCACTGCACCGTCTGCTGCTGTCAAAAAGAAG GTTCTGTTTGCGCTGGCGTCACTTCTGCGTCACTTCCCCTACGCACAGCATCATTTCCTGTCTCGTGGCGGGCTGCAGGTCCTGTCAGAGCTTTTCAGAGCAGACAGGGGTGGAGCTCTGCGAACACGCATCGTCACCATGCTGTACGACATGATGGTTGAGAAG GACCTCGTCTCTCAGGCAAGTCTGGATCCAGGGCTGGACACCTCATACGAAGAGCGTCAGTACTCCAAGGTCTCTCTGCAGATGGCGGTGCTAGAGGAGGGTTGGTGCAGTCTGGTACCACAGATGCTAGAGTCCACTGAGCACGACTACAGAGAGAAG GCTCTGCGTGCTCTGTTGGTGATGGTTCCAGTGTGTTTGGATCAGTACCGTTCAGACCGCTCCCTGCTGGGCTCTCTGCTCTCTCTGAGAGACCAGTACCAGGAGAAGATCCACACA